One window from the genome of Streptomyces sp. WZ-12 encodes:
- a CDS encoding radical SAM/SPASM domain-containing protein, whose translation MAFHSLFGNARLIDRDIVELLKDAAQGISWDRLRERVGDASLRDLVEARFLVEAGHDEAREIDGLLESRQDALGSGVFHSSIQLVLTNACNFSCQGCFAYNFDGGVEERNTSGESVKPGPVLVELRRSRDEAGPSHQDSGPTLAKGDWNHGLDQGRNPSMHMSREVAEKTIKEAIELRKANGGGHLTVSFFGGEPTLARGTILHVLRTFGDSHDGVTLSYDLTSNGSRIDDELLAALARHRVDTTVSIDYLVPETGEFRGGQQQRTSWAVVRKAILDMKAAGVPVSITTVLSQYTWDKWGTPLIDFIAEAGLDTLDVIVSFQAREFFQKHSPHDVAQRLLTAVDYGRELGVQLSGYWYQTFQMIIDESKWAEQADYKTCPAVGRQLSIEPNGSVFACKATARKLGTIDDWRGIFSSPAYQDYGMRAYTNGPGCQGCELQGTCSGGSAGALEEENGSIQVMSPGYCAYMREVVQGLLERHHVQSLAALS comes from the coding sequence ATGGCATTCCATTCCCTGTTCGGGAATGCGCGGTTGATCGATCGGGACATCGTCGAACTCCTCAAGGACGCCGCCCAAGGCATCAGTTGGGACCGACTGCGGGAGCGGGTGGGCGACGCCTCGTTGCGGGACCTCGTCGAGGCACGGTTCCTCGTCGAGGCCGGGCATGACGAGGCCAGGGAGATCGACGGTCTACTGGAGAGCCGGCAGGACGCCCTCGGTAGCGGTGTGTTCCACTCCTCCATCCAGCTCGTGCTGACCAATGCCTGCAACTTCTCCTGTCAGGGCTGTTTCGCCTACAACTTCGACGGTGGCGTCGAGGAGCGCAACACCTCCGGCGAGTCGGTGAAACCCGGCCCGGTTCTGGTCGAGTTGCGCCGCTCGCGCGATGAGGCCGGCCCCTCCCACCAGGACTCGGGTCCCACACTCGCCAAGGGTGACTGGAACCACGGCCTGGACCAGGGCCGCAACCCCTCGATGCACATGTCGCGCGAGGTGGCCGAGAAGACCATCAAAGAGGCCATCGAGCTGCGCAAGGCCAATGGTGGCGGCCATCTGACGGTGTCGTTCTTCGGCGGCGAGCCCACCCTGGCGCGGGGCACCATCCTGCACGTGCTGCGCACCTTCGGCGACAGTCACGACGGGGTCACCCTCTCCTACGACCTGACCAGCAACGGTTCCCGCATCGACGACGAACTGTTGGCGGCCCTCGCCAGGCACCGCGTCGACACCACCGTCTCCATCGACTACCTGGTCCCGGAGACCGGCGAGTTCCGCGGCGGACAACAACAGCGCACCTCGTGGGCCGTGGTCCGCAAGGCGATCCTTGACATGAAGGCCGCCGGCGTCCCGGTGAGCATCACCACGGTGCTCTCCCAGTACACCTGGGACAAGTGGGGTACCCCGCTCATTGACTTCATCGCCGAGGCCGGACTCGACACCCTCGACGTCATCGTGTCGTTCCAGGCCAGGGAGTTCTTCCAGAAGCACAGCCCACACGACGTGGCGCAGCGGCTGTTGACCGCAGTCGACTACGGGCGCGAGCTCGGCGTGCAGCTCAGCGGTTACTGGTACCAGACCTTCCAGATGATCATCGACGAGTCCAAGTGGGCCGAGCAGGCCGACTACAAGACCTGCCCCGCGGTCGGCCGCCAACTTTCCATCGAGCCCAACGGCAGCGTCTTCGCCTGCAAGGCCACCGCCCGCAAACTGGGCACCATCGATGACTGGCGCGGCATCTTCTCCTCGCCCGCCTACCAGGACTACGGCATGCGGGCCTACACCAACGGCCCCGGCTGCCAGGGCTGTGAGCTCCAAGGCACCTGCTCGGGTGGCTCCGCCGGTGCGTTGGAGGAGGAGAACGGCTCGATCCAGGTGATGTCGCCCGGCTACTGCGCCTACATGCGTGAGGTGGTGCAGGGCCTCCTGGAGCGCCACCACGTCCAGAGCCTTGCCGCCCTGTCCTGA
- a CDS encoding phytanoyl-CoA dioxygenase family protein — MAAVPLRDIRKTEPLRVLSPTDWEQWITEGYVIVRQAVAPQTVTALTEGLYSFLDMDPDDPVTWASPHTGNDRLPGHSGLVEMYNHQAQWDVRQNPRVYGAFADIWDRTDLWVTIDFANVNPPNRGSRAFDGFIHWDVDTSAAPLPVSCQAVLSLSHGDQDIGGFQCVPEIFTEWEKWVSAQPADRDPGTPDITGYSITTPQVAPGDLIIFNSLLPHGVHPNVSPSRVRMAQYLTMAPAWEEHAELRASRVRFWRDRVPPHPPQGGVRKDESALYGPAALTELGERLLGLRMWNEGSVVG; from the coding sequence GTGGCCGCCGTTCCTTTGCGAGACATCCGCAAGACCGAACCTCTGCGCGTCCTGTCCCCGACGGATTGGGAGCAGTGGATCACCGAAGGCTATGTGATCGTCCGGCAGGCGGTGGCCCCGCAGACGGTCACCGCCCTCACCGAGGGCCTGTACTCCTTCCTGGACATGGACCCCGACGACCCTGTCACCTGGGCCTCCCCGCACACCGGCAACGACCGGCTGCCGGGCCACAGCGGACTGGTCGAGATGTACAACCACCAAGCCCAGTGGGACGTTCGACAGAACCCGCGGGTGTACGGGGCCTTCGCCGACATCTGGGACCGCACCGATCTGTGGGTCACCATCGACTTCGCCAACGTCAACCCGCCCAACCGGGGCTCGCGCGCCTTCGACGGGTTCATCCACTGGGACGTGGACACCTCCGCGGCCCCACTGCCGGTGAGTTGTCAGGCGGTGCTTTCGCTGTCCCATGGTGACCAGGACATCGGTGGCTTTCAATGTGTGCCGGAGATCTTCACCGAGTGGGAGAAGTGGGTCAGCGCGCAGCCCGCCGACCGGGACCCGGGCACGCCGGACATCACCGGCTACTCGATCACCACCCCGCAGGTCGCACCGGGCGACCTGATCATCTTCAACAGCCTGCTCCCGCACGGGGTGCACCCCAACGTCTCTCCGTCCCGGGTACGCATGGCCCAGTACCTGACCATGGCCCCTGCCTGGGAGGAGCATGCCGAACTCCGGGCGTCCCGGGTGCGGTTCTGGCGGGACCGGGTACCGCCTCACCCGCCGCAAGGTGGGGTGCGTAAGGACGAGTCCGCGCTGTACGGGCCGGCGGCGCTGACTGAGCTGGGTGAGCGGCTGTTGGGACTGCGTATGTGGAACGAGGGGAGCGTTGTTGGCTAG
- the mdlC gene encoding benzoylformate decarboxylase, whose amino-acid sequence MTTTVLDAVTHLLRETGMTTVFGNPGSTELRMFRNWPDDFTYVLGLQESSALAMAAGHALGTQRAAFVTLHSAGGVGHALGAVFNAYRDRVPLVIVAGQQARSLLQLRPFLGADEPEQFPRPYVKAARQPQRAADVPAALAEMHRIAMTHPRGPVFLSVPEDDWDQPAEPVQPRAVHGGFTADPDALTALAARLNTCGRPALVIGPGVDDEAALPQAVALAERIRAAVWFSPLSGRSGFPETHPYFQGILPPVAGPLAACLEPYDVVVALGAPVFTYHVADDGPLLAPGTELFHLDCDPTQAAWLPTGTSLITTLRPALAQLATLVGPSDRNPPPTRRQPAPVNASANNALTPELVLDQLHQRLPHNRVLVEEAPSHRDVLHARIPISLPGGFLTTGSGALGWGLPLAIGRALADRQRVVCVLGDGSALYSIQALWTAAQHQAPVTFIVLDNNGYQAVSALGRRLGITPVPGTDIHGVNFTALATSFGCPASYADHSHNLGTALDHAITSLGDDDGPHLLHLRVTDTAGLLYEP is encoded by the coding sequence ATGACGACAACGGTCCTGGACGCGGTCACCCACCTTCTGCGCGAGACCGGCATGACCACCGTGTTCGGCAACCCGGGCTCCACCGAACTCCGCATGTTCCGCAACTGGCCCGACGACTTCACCTACGTCCTCGGACTCCAGGAGTCCTCGGCCCTCGCCATGGCAGCCGGCCACGCCCTCGGCACACAGCGCGCCGCATTCGTCACCCTGCACTCAGCCGGTGGCGTCGGCCATGCCCTGGGCGCCGTCTTCAATGCCTACCGCGACCGCGTACCACTGGTGATCGTCGCCGGCCAGCAAGCGCGCTCCCTGCTCCAGTTACGCCCCTTCCTCGGAGCCGACGAGCCGGAGCAGTTCCCACGTCCTTACGTGAAAGCCGCCCGCCAACCTCAACGTGCCGCCGACGTACCGGCCGCCCTCGCCGAAATGCACCGCATCGCGATGACGCATCCGCGCGGGCCGGTATTCCTGTCCGTCCCCGAGGACGACTGGGACCAGCCAGCCGAACCCGTCCAACCACGCGCAGTACATGGTGGATTCACCGCCGACCCAGACGCCCTCACCGCACTCGCCGCCCGCCTCAACACCTGCGGACGACCCGCACTGGTCATCGGCCCCGGCGTCGACGACGAAGCCGCACTCCCCCAGGCCGTCGCCCTCGCCGAACGCATCCGCGCAGCCGTCTGGTTCAGCCCCCTGTCCGGTCGCTCCGGCTTCCCCGAAACACACCCCTACTTCCAAGGCATCCTGCCACCCGTCGCGGGCCCACTGGCAGCGTGCTTAGAGCCGTACGACGTCGTCGTCGCGCTCGGGGCCCCCGTCTTCACCTACCACGTCGCCGACGACGGCCCCCTACTGGCGCCAGGCACCGAACTCTTCCACCTGGACTGCGACCCGACCCAGGCAGCATGGCTGCCCACCGGCACAAGCCTCATCACCACACTGCGACCCGCCCTGGCCCAACTCGCCACACTCGTCGGCCCATCCGACCGCAATCCACCGCCCACACGCCGGCAACCAGCACCCGTCAACGCGAGCGCGAACAACGCCCTCACACCCGAACTGGTCCTCGACCAACTCCACCAACGCCTCCCCCACAACCGCGTACTCGTCGAGGAAGCCCCCAGTCACCGCGACGTACTGCACGCACGCATACCCATCAGCCTCCCCGGCGGATTCCTCACCACCGGCAGCGGCGCACTCGGCTGGGGCCTACCCCTCGCCATCGGCCGCGCCCTCGCCGACCGACAACGGGTGGTGTGCGTCCTCGGCGACGGCTCAGCGCTGTACTCCATACAGGCACTCTGGACCGCAGCCCAACACCAGGCACCCGTCACCTTCATCGTCCTCGACAACAACGGCTACCAGGCAGTCAGTGCCCTCGGCCGCCGCCTCGGCATCACACCAGTCCCCGGCACAGACATCCACGGCGTCAACTTCACTGCTCTCGCCACATCATTCGGCTGCCCAGCAAGCTACGCAGACCACTCTCACAACCTCGGCACGGCCCTAGACCACGCAATCACGTCGCTCGGCGACGACGACGGTCCTCACCTCCTCCACCTCCGCGTCACCGACACCGCCGGACTGCTCTACGAACCCTGA
- a CDS encoding carbamoyltransferase C-terminal domain-containing protein, with protein sequence MATIGMHFGHDAGAALTDEDGYHVIEAERRLGLRHVCGGNGDFPRAAAGWLAELRQRAASPVTRIAVADWYTPVCRVLPPALVELVNEDARWTATGGTPLTDVVTRVIKPLDWPLAKEFGDITLTAVRHHYAHAGLAYYTSGARKALVLALDGTGNYAECGMVCLGDGDQLIPVMSFTNRTGPRFGLVYEALARRIHGSQFDTGKLLGLTATGQTDPAILPVLRAMLVPQSTRRASPDLYEQLDEDQLSGTALHYADTWWEYDPHSGGYLDAGLADSSDDDVVHSFGSVFPDEIRTADGRTTPVGTSPDDRVCRDLAATLQTAVEWDLTRLVTGISQLFPSYTTLCYAGGCALNITANSRLAECGQFTRVSVPTCCDDSGIALGAALVVAAPADRPALLGRTAAASLAYAGPPLSGLGEPGRDQAAVVADLARRLSDLGLTVQRPDDEQELLYSVADLLADQRCVAWLEGGLETGPRALGHRSLLVSAHWSGARRYVSQTIKSREWFRPVAPICPEEVADRYFTGPLDHTETMLFAVRVRPDRARELAEARHIDGTARLQTVRPDTHPLLHGLCHAVAARTGLPVLINTSANGGGRPILNDLDEAVQLLTETELDAVVLPEHRLIVE encoded by the coding sequence ATGGCAACGATCGGAATGCACTTCGGCCACGACGCGGGCGCCGCCCTCACCGACGAGGACGGCTACCACGTCATCGAGGCCGAGCGTCGCCTCGGCCTGCGCCATGTGTGCGGCGGCAACGGCGACTTCCCCCGAGCCGCCGCCGGGTGGCTGGCCGAGCTGCGACAGCGGGCGGCGAGTCCGGTGACCCGCATCGCGGTGGCCGACTGGTACACCCCGGTGTGCCGGGTGCTGCCGCCGGCCCTGGTCGAACTCGTCAACGAGGACGCCCGCTGGACCGCCACCGGAGGTACTCCCCTCACAGACGTGGTGACCCGGGTGATCAAACCCCTGGACTGGCCGCTGGCCAAGGAGTTCGGCGACATCACCCTGACCGCGGTGCGTCACCACTACGCGCACGCTGGCCTGGCCTACTACACCTCCGGGGCTCGCAAGGCCCTGGTGCTGGCGCTGGACGGAACGGGCAACTACGCCGAGTGCGGCATGGTCTGCCTGGGCGACGGCGACCAACTCATCCCGGTGATGTCCTTCACCAACCGCACCGGCCCGCGCTTCGGCCTGGTCTACGAGGCGCTCGCCCGCCGCATCCACGGCAGCCAGTTCGACACCGGCAAACTGCTTGGGCTGACGGCCACCGGGCAGACCGACCCCGCCATCCTTCCGGTGCTGCGCGCCATGCTCGTCCCGCAGTCCACCCGGCGCGCCTCCCCGGACCTGTACGAGCAGCTCGATGAGGACCAACTGTCCGGCACCGCGCTGCACTACGCCGACACCTGGTGGGAGTACGACCCTCACAGCGGCGGGTACTTGGACGCCGGCCTGGCCGACTCCTCCGACGACGACGTCGTGCACTCCTTCGGCTCGGTTTTCCCCGACGAGATCCGCACCGCCGACGGCCGCACCACCCCCGTCGGAACCTCCCCGGACGACCGTGTCTGCCGCGACCTGGCCGCCACCTTGCAGACTGCCGTGGAGTGGGACCTGACCCGACTGGTCACCGGCATCAGTCAACTCTTTCCCAGTTACACCACGCTCTGCTACGCGGGCGGCTGCGCGCTCAACATCACCGCCAACAGCCGCCTGGCCGAATGCGGGCAGTTCACCCGGGTGTCCGTCCCCACCTGCTGCGACGATTCGGGGATTGCGTTGGGCGCGGCACTGGTCGTCGCCGCCCCGGCTGACCGGCCGGCCCTGCTGGGCCGCACGGCAGCGGCGTCACTGGCCTACGCCGGACCACCGCTCTCGGGCCTGGGCGAGCCAGGCAGGGACCAGGCGGCCGTGGTCGCCGACCTCGCCCGACGGCTGAGCGACCTCGGGCTGACCGTGCAACGCCCGGACGACGAACAGGAGTTGCTCTACTCCGTCGCCGACCTGCTGGCCGACCAGCGCTGCGTGGCCTGGCTGGAGGGCGGTCTGGAGACCGGGCCGCGGGCCCTGGGGCACCGTTCGCTGTTGGTCTCGGCCCATTGGAGCGGCGCGCGTCGATACGTCTCCCAGACCATCAAGAGCCGCGAATGGTTCCGGCCGGTCGCGCCGATCTGCCCGGAGGAGGTGGCCGACCGCTATTTCACCGGGCCGCTGGACCACACCGAGACCATGCTGTTCGCGGTGCGGGTGCGGCCGGACCGGGCTCGGGAACTCGCCGAGGCCCGGCACATCGACGGCACCGCCCGCCTCCAGACCGTCCGGCCCGATACCCACCCTCTGCTGCACGGGCTGTGCCACGCGGTCGCCGCCCGCACAGGACTGCCCGTGCTCATCAACACCAGTGCCAATGGTGGCGGCCGCCCCATCCTCAACGACCTCGACGAGGCGGTCCAGTTGCTCACCGAGACCGAACTGGACGCCGTGGTGCTGCCCGAACACCGCCTGATCGTCGAGTGA
- a CDS encoding SMI1/KNR4 family protein, with protein MAAQDPTHERFGADTHRYELTPVLPEAEIKAFEEAHRIELPLGYRSFVTQVGNGPAGPGHGLMALTTPRAEASEGEEWAVDDEWEEDRLPGRLAAPFCLTEPLPGRITTPVGELTQGTLMLTEEGCGTYIRLILNGPRTGEIWRIDPDWGGFVPTSPDFRTWYTKWLDRQ; from the coding sequence ATGGCGGCGCAGGACCCCACGCACGAACGCTTCGGGGCCGACACACACCGGTACGAGCTGACGCCCGTGCTGCCGGAGGCGGAGATCAAGGCATTCGAGGAGGCTCACCGCATTGAACTTCCCCTGGGATACCGGTCGTTCGTCACGCAGGTGGGAAATGGCCCCGCCGGCCCCGGCCACGGGCTGATGGCCTTGACCACACCCCGCGCAGAGGCCAGCGAAGGGGAGGAGTGGGCCGTGGACGACGAGTGGGAAGAAGACCGGCTGCCGGGCCGACTCGCCGCACCGTTCTGCCTCACCGAACCCCTACCCGGCCGCATCACAACACCAGTCGGAGAACTCACCCAAGGCACACTCATGCTGACCGAAGAGGGCTGCGGCACCTACATCCGGCTGATCCTCAACGGTCCACGAACAGGCGAGATCTGGCGAATCGATCCCGACTGGGGCGGCTTCGTCCCGACAAGCCCCGACTTCCGCACCTGGTACACCAAATGGCTGGACCGCCAATGA
- a CDS encoding SGNH/GDSL hydrolase family protein, which yields MTSPRAEFAPHMEHYTFVLEDQPYLGYFQYGKEKTPVYHTDRHGFRVTPGPGGLRATVGDERPDGPARVLAGSSAVFGVGATSDAATITARLWNAHAPRLPWLNIAGQSHNSAQELLLFTLFQHQLPAIEDIVLLSGVNNLVLSRLPEEQQGRHGAFFDCGPAPDVIPPTEQRVAHAAELTLRHLGGWKTLAAGLGTRLTFVLQPLASWVREEPLPREKLLFDELDEVSNFRRFHHDISTMAVGRAYADRLAAGCARLDVPFVDMNAALTETAGPQDWLFIDRVHCTDLGYDMVARQLADRLDLA from the coding sequence ATGACCTCACCCCGTGCCGAGTTCGCCCCACACATGGAGCACTACACCTTCGTCCTGGAAGACCAGCCCTACCTCGGGTACTTCCAATACGGCAAGGAGAAGACCCCCGTCTACCACACCGACCGGCATGGATTCCGGGTCACCCCTGGCCCCGGCGGACTGCGGGCGACCGTCGGTGACGAACGCCCCGACGGCCCCGCGCGGGTGCTCGCCGGCAGCTCCGCCGTCTTCGGCGTGGGCGCCACCAGCGACGCGGCCACCATCACCGCGCGACTGTGGAACGCCCACGCACCCCGACTGCCCTGGCTGAACATCGCCGGCCAAAGCCACAACTCAGCCCAGGAACTCCTGCTGTTCACTCTGTTCCAGCACCAACTCCCCGCCATCGAAGACATCGTGCTGCTCTCCGGCGTCAACAACCTGGTGCTCAGCCGACTCCCCGAAGAACAACAGGGCCGCCACGGCGCCTTCTTCGACTGCGGCCCCGCACCCGACGTCATCCCACCCACCGAGCAACGCGTCGCCCACGCAGCAGAATTGACACTCCGTCACCTTGGTGGATGGAAGACGCTGGCCGCGGGCCTGGGCACCCGCCTCACCTTCGTGCTCCAGCCGCTCGCGTCGTGGGTGCGGGAGGAACCGTTGCCCCGAGAGAAGCTCCTCTTCGACGAACTGGACGAGGTTTCCAACTTCCGTCGATTCCACCATGACATCTCCACCATGGCGGTGGGTCGCGCTTACGCGGACCGGCTGGCCGCCGGGTGCGCCCGCCTCGACGTGCCGTTTGTGGACATGAACGCGGCACTCACCGAAACCGCCGGGCCACAGGACTGGCTGTTCATCGATCGCGTCCACTGCACCGACCTGGGATATGACATGGTGGCCCGGCAACTGGCGGACCGCCTTGACCTGGCATGA
- a CDS encoding MFS transporter — MASTARPGTRSTRQVDLGRPFRWLWASTAGSNAGDGITRTLLPLLVVAHHPDPAAVAGLTTVNMLPWLLFALPAGVLADRVDRRRIVLVSNVIRAAALLGATLVLVDDRPLPLLYALAFVLGIAETFADTAAPAMLPRLVDERHLERANGRLLTAQIVLNEMIGPPVAGLLVGLTAAAALATGGVLYALAALLLLGLAPLGRAGRHTPPADAREGVLRDLRGGLGFVLHHRVLRLTLAASALYGLVFSATFSMLVLLSEDTLGLSETGYGLLLTAGSLGAVAGSWLAPRAADRLPTVRLARWSLVASGIAYVGLGLGRHPAWAALALAVNGVFMMGWNIPVMSLRQRLTPEDLQGRVMSVARLCSWGTMPLGATLGGLLAEVLSVPAVFVVCGAALTVGALALLAPLHGDRTAPAPPSDAPPSEPPPHDDLLNKG; from the coding sequence TTGGCTAGCACTGCCCGGCCCGGGACCCGCTCGACCCGTCAAGTGGACCTGGGCCGCCCGTTTCGCTGGCTGTGGGCCTCGACGGCCGGCTCCAACGCGGGCGACGGCATCACCCGGACCCTGCTGCCGCTGCTGGTGGTCGCGCACCACCCCGACCCTGCGGCGGTTGCCGGACTGACCACCGTCAACATGCTGCCCTGGTTGCTGTTCGCCCTCCCCGCCGGCGTCCTCGCGGACCGGGTGGACCGCCGCCGCATCGTGCTGGTCAGCAACGTGATCCGCGCCGCGGCCCTGCTCGGCGCCACCCTCGTGCTCGTCGACGACCGCCCACTGCCCCTGCTGTACGCGCTGGCGTTCGTGCTGGGCATCGCCGAGACCTTCGCCGACACCGCGGCGCCCGCGATGCTGCCGCGCCTGGTCGACGAGCGGCACCTGGAGCGCGCCAACGGCCGGCTGTTGACCGCACAGATCGTGCTCAACGAGATGATCGGACCACCCGTCGCGGGATTGCTGGTGGGCCTGACCGCCGCCGCGGCGCTGGCCACCGGAGGCGTGCTGTACGCCCTGGCCGCGCTGCTGCTGCTCGGCCTCGCTCCGCTGGGCCGCGCCGGCCGTCACACGCCCCCGGCGGACGCGCGCGAGGGGGTGCTGCGCGACCTGCGGGGCGGTCTCGGCTTCGTCCTGCACCATCGCGTCCTGCGCCTCACCCTGGCCGCGAGCGCCCTGTACGGCCTGGTGTTCTCGGCGACCTTCTCGATGCTGGTGCTGCTGAGCGAGGACACGTTGGGGCTGAGCGAGACCGGGTACGGGCTGCTGCTCACCGCCGGGTCGCTGGGCGCCGTCGCCGGCAGTTGGCTGGCGCCCCGTGCCGCCGACCGGCTTCCCACCGTACGGCTGGCCCGGTGGTCCCTGGTGGCCTCCGGGATCGCCTACGTCGGGTTGGGCCTGGGCCGGCACCCGGCATGGGCCGCGCTGGCACTGGCCGTCAACGGCGTCTTCATGATGGGCTGGAACATCCCGGTGATGTCGCTGCGCCAGCGGCTGACGCCGGAAGACCTCCAGGGCCGGGTGATGAGCGTGGCCCGACTGTGTTCCTGGGGCACCATGCCGCTCGGCGCCACGCTCGGCGGCCTGCTCGCCGAAGTCCTGTCCGTGCCTGCGGTGTTCGTGGTGTGCGGGGCGGCTCTGACCGTCGGCGCCCTGGCGCTGCTCGCCCCCCTGCACGGCGACCGCACCGCGCCGGCGCCACCCTCTGACGCGCCGCCCTCCGAACCGCCGCCGCACGACGACCTTCTCAACAAGGGGTGA
- a CDS encoding alpha/beta hydrolase — protein sequence MELDAARGFAVLLRAEDFAQIVKLFAPPLRTAVSAEALRLAWAAEVAEQGGVHAIGEPVSEPNTAGLTRVRIPVTCTNGSFTVVTLVDGDGLLHGLRLAPDGDAEWQPPHYATPDRFTEREVLLGEGPLAVPGTLSLPAGPGPSPAVVLLSGGGAFDRDESSGPNKPLKDLAWGLASRQVAVLRFDKMTFAHPDRLSSDFTMTDEYLPHALAAVQLLRHQPEVASDRIHLLGHSMGGKVAPRIAAADPSIAGLVLLAADTQPMHQAVVRVARYLAALAPGPSTDEAVAALIKQAAVVAGPELTPGTPPELLPLGFSAAYWLDLRAYDPVVTAAGLTCPMLILQGGRDYQVTVADDLSRWQDALADRPEVVIRIHQDANHLFIPGSGPATPAEYARPGHVEPTVVEEIATWLAPL from the coding sequence ATGGAACTGGACGCGGCACGGGGCTTCGCCGTGCTGTTACGGGCAGAGGATTTCGCCCAGATCGTGAAGCTGTTCGCGCCACCGCTGCGTACCGCGGTCTCCGCCGAGGCGCTGCGGCTCGCGTGGGCGGCCGAGGTCGCCGAGCAGGGCGGGGTTCATGCGATCGGAGAGCCGGTGAGCGAGCCCAACACCGCCGGCTTGACGCGCGTGCGCATCCCCGTGACCTGCACTAACGGCAGCTTCACCGTGGTCACGTTGGTTGACGGTGACGGCCTGCTGCATGGTCTGCGGCTCGCTCCGGACGGCGACGCCGAGTGGCAGCCGCCCCACTACGCGACCCCAGACCGGTTCACGGAGCGGGAAGTCCTGCTTGGCGAGGGGCCGCTCGCCGTGCCCGGCACGTTGAGCCTGCCTGCTGGCCCGGGACCGTCGCCTGCCGTGGTGCTGCTCAGCGGTGGCGGCGCCTTCGACCGGGACGAGAGCAGCGGCCCGAACAAGCCGCTCAAAGACCTCGCCTGGGGGCTCGCCTCTCGACAGGTGGCCGTACTTCGCTTCGACAAAATGACGTTCGCGCACCCGGACCGCCTGTCATCGGACTTCACCATGACCGACGAGTACCTGCCACACGCACTCGCCGCTGTCCAACTGCTCCGGCACCAGCCCGAAGTGGCCTCGGACCGGATCCACTTGCTCGGCCACAGCATGGGCGGCAAGGTGGCCCCCCGGATCGCTGCTGCCGACCCCTCAATCGCGGGTCTGGTACTGCTCGCCGCGGACACGCAACCGATGCATCAGGCGGTCGTGCGAGTGGCTCGCTACCTCGCGGCGCTCGCCCCTGGTCCCAGCACGGACGAGGCGGTGGCCGCGCTCATCAAGCAGGCCGCCGTCGTGGCGGGCCCCGAACTCACCCCCGGCACACCACCGGAACTGCTGCCGCTCGGCTTCTCCGCCGCCTACTGGCTCGATCTGCGTGCCTATGACCCGGTGGTGACGGCAGCCGGACTGACCTGCCCCATGCTGATCCTGCAAGGCGGGCGGGACTATCAGGTCACCGTCGCCGATGACCTGTCGCGCTGGCAGGACGCCCTGGCGGACCGGCCCGAGGTAGTGATCCGAATCCATCAGGACGCCAACCACCTCTTCATCCCCGGTAGTGGCCCCGCCACCCCGGCCGAGTACGCACGACCAGGGCACGTCGAGCCGACCGTGGTCGAGGAGATCGCAACCTGGCTGGCGCCTCTCTGA
- a CDS encoding NAD(P)/FAD-dependent oxidoreductase: MDTQLFDTVIVGGGPAGLNAALYLGRSRRRVLLIDSGDARNMAAGVMHNVLTNDGATIEDFRARSRAQLGAYEVSFRDDEVRSAEPEGDHVVVTTKESGTFRARTLLYAAGVRSVLPPVPGLADLWGTTVLECPYCHAWEVRDRSFAVYGGAVPSECLAATLTVWSDRITYLTDRRELPKDEQDRLTAAGVPVVTDHVSEVRSHPEGVEVLFADGRSANYGALFLHLDTEPRLDPLRPWLQAPDLESVQSDDRGRTSVPRLYVAGDLGRTMQQAAMAAASGGLAGMAINADLIREDRPGSLPEPPPPTP, from the coding sequence TTGGACACACAGCTCTTCGACACCGTGATCGTCGGAGGCGGCCCGGCCGGCCTCAACGCCGCCCTCTACCTGGGCCGTTCACGACGCCGCGTGCTGCTGATCGACTCGGGCGACGCCCGCAACATGGCGGCCGGCGTCATGCACAACGTCCTCACCAACGACGGAGCCACCATCGAAGACTTCCGGGCCCGCTCCCGCGCCCAACTGGGCGCGTACGAGGTGTCGTTCCGGGACGACGAGGTGCGCTCGGCCGAGCCCGAGGGGGATCACGTGGTGGTCACCACCAAGGAGTCGGGCACCTTCCGCGCCCGCACCCTGCTGTACGCGGCCGGTGTGCGCTCGGTGCTCCCACCGGTTCCGGGCCTGGCGGACCTGTGGGGCACGACCGTCCTGGAGTGCCCCTACTGCCATGCCTGGGAAGTGCGCGACCGCAGCTTCGCGGTGTACGGAGGGGCGGTGCCCAGCGAATGCCTGGCCGCGACCCTCACGGTCTGGTCCGACCGCATCACCTACCTCACCGACCGGCGCGAACTGCCCAAGGACGAACAGGACCGACTCACCGCCGCCGGCGTGCCCGTCGTCACCGACCACGTCAGCGAGGTCCGGTCGCACCCCGAAGGCGTCGAGGTCCTCTTCGCGGACGGACGGTCCGCGAACTACGGGGCACTGTTCCTGCACCTGGACACCGAGCCCCGGTTGGACCCGCTGCGCCCCTGGCTCCAGGCGCCGGACCTGGAATCCGTGCAGAGCGACGACCGCGGTCGCACCAGCGTGCCCCGGCTGTACGTGGCCGGGGACCTCGGCCGCACCATGCAACAGGCCGCGATGGCCGCGGCCAGCGGCGGGCTGGCGGGCATGGCCATCAACGCCGACCTGATCCGCGAGGACCGCCCCGGCTCCCTGCCCGAACCGCCGCCCCCAACCCCCTGA